From Neomonachus schauinslandi chromosome 12, ASM220157v2, whole genome shotgun sequence, the proteins below share one genomic window:
- the GPNMB gene encoding transmembrane glycoprotein NMB isoform X2: MECLYCFLGFLLLAARLPLDAAKRFHDVLSNERTSDYMREHNQLAGWSSDENEWNEKLYPVWKKEDPRWKNCWKGGHVRAILTSDSPALVGSTITFVVDLVFPRCQKEDVSGNIVYEKNCRNDIGPSPDLYVYNWTEEGGWGNSPNQHHHHVYPDGKPFPHHTGWKRCNFVYVFHTLGQYLQKLGRGSARVSINTANVTLGPQLMEVIVYRRHQHAYVPVAKVKDVYEVTDHVPVFVTMYQKNDRNLSDETFLRDLPIMFNVLIHDPSHFLNESAIYYKWNFGDNTGLFVSNNPTLNHTYVLNGTFSLNLTVQAAVPGPCPSPSPTPPKPTSPLCKCFPTGDNPLELRETPDETCHINRYGYFRATITIVDGILAVNIIQMTDVLVPAPQPDNSLMDLVVTCQGIMPTEVCTVVSDPSCQITYNTVCDPVDVNTGDSCLLTVRRAFRGSGTYCLNLTLGDDRSLALTSALVSVPARDPASPSSMANGALVSVGCLAIFVTVITLLVYKKHKEYKYLIGNGTGIVIKGKGLNVFLNHAKALFCPGNQEQDPLLKHQPGTV; encoded by the exons ATGGAATGTCTCTACTGTTTCCTGGGATTTCTGCTTCTGGCTGCAAGATTGCCACTTGATGCCGCCAAAC GATTTCATGATGTGCTGAGCAATGAAAGAACTTCTGATTATATGAGGGAGCACAACCAACTGGCTGGTTGGTCTTCAGATGAAAATGAATGGAATGAAAAACTGTATCCAGTGTGGAAGAAGGAAGACCCAAGGTGGAAAAACTGCTGGAAAG GAGGCCATGTGCGGGCGATTCTGACCAGTGATTCACCAGCACTTGTGGGCTCAACTATCACGTTTGTGGTAGACCTGGTATTCCCCAGATGCCAAAAGGAAGATGTCAGTGGCAACATAGTCTATGAGAAGAACTGCAGAAATG atATTGGTCCATCTCCTGACCTGTATGTTTACAACTGGACCGAGGAAGGTGGCTGGGGAAATAGCCCCAACCAACACCATCACCACGTGTACCCTGACGGGAAGCCTTTTCCTCACCACACTGGATGGAAGAGATGCAATTTTGTCTACGTCTTTCACACACTTG GTCAGTATTTGCAGAAATTAGGACGGGGTTCAGCAAGAGTTTCTATAAACACAGCCAATGTGACACTTGGCCCTCAACTCATGGAAGTAATTGTTTACAGAAGACACCAACACGCATATGTCCCCGTCGCAAAAGTGAAAGACGTGTACGAGGTAACAG ATCACGTTCCTGTATTTGTGACTATGTATCAGAAGAATGATCGAAATTTATCTGATGAAACGTTCCTCAGGGACCTCCCCATTATGTTCAATGTCCTGATTCACGACCCTAGTCACTTCCTCAATGAGTCGGCCATTTACTACAAGTGGAACTTCGGGGATAATACTGGTCTGTTTGTTTCCAACAACCCAACTTTGAATCACACATACGTGCTCAACGGAACCTTCAGCCTTAACCTCACTGTACAGGCTGCGGTACCTGGACCTTGTCCTTCGCCTTCGCCCACACCTCCGAAACCCACCTCTCCTTTATGTAAGTGTTTTCCAA CCGGTGACAACCCCCTGGAGCTGAGGGAGACTCCTGATGAAACCTGCCACATTAACAGATACGGTTACTTTAGAGCCACCATCACGATTGTAG ACGGAATTCTGGCGGTCAACATCATCCAGATGACGGACGTTCTGGTGCCCGCGCCACAGCCTGACAACTCGCTGATGGATTTGGTCGTGACCTGCCAAGGGAT CATGCCCACAGAGGTCTGTACCGTAGTTTCTGACCCTAGCTGCCAGATCACCTACAACACGGTCTGCGACCCTGTAGATGTGAACACAGGTGATTCGTGCTTACTGACTGTGAGAAGAGCCTTCAGGGGGTCTGGGACGTACTGTCTGAACCTCACTCTGGGTGATGATAGAAGCCTGGCCCTCACGAGTGCCCTCGTCTCTGTCCCTGCAAGAG ACCCAGCTTCCCCTTCAAGCATGGCAAATGGTGCCCTGGTCTCCGTTGGCTGCTTAGCCATATTTGTCACTGTGATCACCCTTTTGGTATACAA AAAACACAAGGAATACAAATACCTGATAGGAAACGGTACTGGGATCGTGATCAAAGGCAAAGGCCTGAATGTCTTCCTCAACCACGCAAAGGCCCTGTTCTGCCCTGGGAACCAGGAACAAGATCCATTGCTCAAACACCAGCCGGGAACTGTTTAA
- the GPNMB gene encoding transmembrane glycoprotein NMB isoform X1, giving the protein MECLYCFLGFLLLAARLPLDAAKRFHDVLSNERTSDYMREHNQLAGWSSDENEWNEKLYPVWKKEDPRWKNCWKGGHVRAILTSDSPALVGSTITFVVDLVFPRCQKEDVSGNIVYEKNCRNDIGPSPDLYVYNWTEEGGWGNSPNQHHHHVYPDGKPFPHHTGWKRCNFVYVFHTLGQYLQKLGRGSARVSINTANVTLGPQLMEVIVYRRHQHAYVPVAKVKDVYEVTDHVPVFVTMYQKNDRNLSDETFLRDLPIMFNVLIHDPSHFLNESAIYYKWNFGDNTGLFVSNNPTLNHTYVLNGTFSLNLTVQAAVPGPCPSPSPTPPKPTSPLSSAGDNPLELRETPDETCHINRYGYFRATITIVDGILAVNIIQMTDVLVPAPQPDNSLMDLVVTCQGIMPTEVCTVVSDPSCQITYNTVCDPVDVNTGDSCLLTVRRAFRGSGTYCLNLTLGDDRSLALTSALVSVPARDPASPSSMANGALVSVGCLAIFVTVITLLVYKKHKEYKYLIGNGTGIVIKGKGLNVFLNHAKALFCPGNQEQDPLLKHQPGTV; this is encoded by the exons ATGGAATGTCTCTACTGTTTCCTGGGATTTCTGCTTCTGGCTGCAAGATTGCCACTTGATGCCGCCAAAC GATTTCATGATGTGCTGAGCAATGAAAGAACTTCTGATTATATGAGGGAGCACAACCAACTGGCTGGTTGGTCTTCAGATGAAAATGAATGGAATGAAAAACTGTATCCAGTGTGGAAGAAGGAAGACCCAAGGTGGAAAAACTGCTGGAAAG GAGGCCATGTGCGGGCGATTCTGACCAGTGATTCACCAGCACTTGTGGGCTCAACTATCACGTTTGTGGTAGACCTGGTATTCCCCAGATGCCAAAAGGAAGATGTCAGTGGCAACATAGTCTATGAGAAGAACTGCAGAAATG atATTGGTCCATCTCCTGACCTGTATGTTTACAACTGGACCGAGGAAGGTGGCTGGGGAAATAGCCCCAACCAACACCATCACCACGTGTACCCTGACGGGAAGCCTTTTCCTCACCACACTGGATGGAAGAGATGCAATTTTGTCTACGTCTTTCACACACTTG GTCAGTATTTGCAGAAATTAGGACGGGGTTCAGCAAGAGTTTCTATAAACACAGCCAATGTGACACTTGGCCCTCAACTCATGGAAGTAATTGTTTACAGAAGACACCAACACGCATATGTCCCCGTCGCAAAAGTGAAAGACGTGTACGAGGTAACAG ATCACGTTCCTGTATTTGTGACTATGTATCAGAAGAATGATCGAAATTTATCTGATGAAACGTTCCTCAGGGACCTCCCCATTATGTTCAATGTCCTGATTCACGACCCTAGTCACTTCCTCAATGAGTCGGCCATTTACTACAAGTGGAACTTCGGGGATAATACTGGTCTGTTTGTTTCCAACAACCCAACTTTGAATCACACATACGTGCTCAACGGAACCTTCAGCCTTAACCTCACTGTACAGGCTGCGGTACCTGGACCTTGTCCTTCGCCTTCGCCCACACCTCCGAAACCCACCTCTCCTTTAT CATCAGCCGGTGACAACCCCCTGGAGCTGAGGGAGACTCCTGATGAAACCTGCCACATTAACAGATACGGTTACTTTAGAGCCACCATCACGATTGTAG ACGGAATTCTGGCGGTCAACATCATCCAGATGACGGACGTTCTGGTGCCCGCGCCACAGCCTGACAACTCGCTGATGGATTTGGTCGTGACCTGCCAAGGGAT CATGCCCACAGAGGTCTGTACCGTAGTTTCTGACCCTAGCTGCCAGATCACCTACAACACGGTCTGCGACCCTGTAGATGTGAACACAGGTGATTCGTGCTTACTGACTGTGAGAAGAGCCTTCAGGGGGTCTGGGACGTACTGTCTGAACCTCACTCTGGGTGATGATAGAAGCCTGGCCCTCACGAGTGCCCTCGTCTCTGTCCCTGCAAGAG ACCCAGCTTCCCCTTCAAGCATGGCAAATGGTGCCCTGGTCTCCGTTGGCTGCTTAGCCATATTTGTCACTGTGATCACCCTTTTGGTATACAA AAAACACAAGGAATACAAATACCTGATAGGAAACGGTACTGGGATCGTGATCAAAGGCAAAGGCCTGAATGTCTTCCTCAACCACGCAAAGGCCCTGTTCTGCCCTGGGAACCAGGAACAAGATCCATTGCTCAAACACCAGCCGGGAACTGTTTAA